The following is a genomic window from Gemmatimonadaceae bacterium.
CGGGACAGACCGCTCCGCCAGGGCGTCGCATGGGTCACGCGGGTGCGATCATCTCCGGATCGGCCGGTACCGCCGCGGAGAAAATGCAGGCCTTCGAGGAGAACGGCGTTGGCGTCGCGAAGCGTCCGATCGATATCGTGCAACTTCTCAGCAGTGTATAACTAAATACTTACAGGACATAGACATGGCTGGAAGCAAGACACTCACGATCGTGAAGCCGGACGCGTTCGGGGCGGGCAAGGCCGGGAAGATCATCGCGCACCTCGAGGCGGGCGGATTCAAGATCGTCACCGCCCGCGTGCTTCACATGAACGAGGCGCAGGCCGAGGCTTTCTACGAGGTCCACAAGGAGCGGCCGTTCTACGGCTCGCTGGTCCGTTTCATGACCTCGGGACCATGCATGCCGATGGTGCTCGAGAAGTCCGATGCGGTCCTCGGGCTGAGGGAAGCGATCGGCGCGACCGACCCGGCAGAGGCCGCCGAGGGCACGGTGCGGAAGCTGTTTGCGGAGTCGAAGGAGCGGAACGCGATCCACGCGTCCGATTCGGACGAGAACGCAGAGCGCGAAGCGAGGTTCTTCTTCTCCGACGCCGAGATGATCCAGGCGCGATGATGCTTCGGCGGCCCCTCACGAGAAAGCGCTAACACAGATGGCACAGATGGGGCACAGATGGGGCACAGATGAGCCCAGATGTGCCCATCTGCGCCATCTGTGGTTAACCGCACTTGCGAAGCCGGCACCGGGACGAAGGACGCCACTTTTCGGACGCCCATAAGGTCGCTAGCTTTAAAAACTTATGCTGTCGTTTGACATCCGTTCACTGGAGTCGCAGGCGGCGCATGTCGATGGGCAGCTCGCACCGGACGATCCGGTCTGGGAAGCCGGTGACGTGCGTCCCTCGAAACCGATCCGATTGGAGGGCCGCCTGTCGGCGGCCGGTCCGTCGCGGTTCTATTTCAGTGGTCGGTTCAGCGGGGAGACAGGGGTGCCATGCCGGCGGTGCCTCACCGATGTGCCCGTTCCAGTCAGCGAGGAGGCGCATTTCATCTTCTCGTCAGAGGGTGAGGACAGTGCGGATGACCCTGACGTCTATCCGTTCGATCCGAACGGCCGTGACCTCGATCTGCGGCCGGCGCTGCGCGAAGTGTGGCTCCTCATGGTGCCGGGTTTCGTGCTCTGCCGCGAGGACTGCAAGGGATTCTGCCCAATCTGCGGGACCGATCTGAACACCGGCACATGCGATTGTGCGCCGGCAACGACTGAAAGCCGTTGGGACACGTTGCGGTCAATCCGCGATCAGCTGCCCTGAAACTCAACTTGGAAAACAACAATGGCCGTACCAAAGCGCCGCACCTCAAAGAGAAAGAAGCGCGCTCGCAACACGCACAAGACCGCACCAGCCATCGCGATCCAG
Proteins encoded in this region:
- a CDS encoding DUF177 domain-containing protein — protein: MLSFDIRSLESQAAHVDGQLAPDDPVWEAGDVRPSKPIRLEGRLSAAGPSRFYFSGRFSGETGVPCRRCLTDVPVPVSEEAHFIFSSEGEDSADDPDVYPFDPNGRDLDLRPALREVWLLMVPGFVLCREDCKGFCPICGTDLNTGTCDCAPATTESRWDTLRSIRDQLP
- the ndk gene encoding nucleoside-diphosphate kinase — its product is MAGSKTLTIVKPDAFGAGKAGKIIAHLEAGGFKIVTARVLHMNEAQAEAFYEVHKERPFYGSLVRFMTSGPCMPMVLEKSDAVLGLREAIGATDPAEAAEGTVRKLFAESKERNAIHASDSDENAEREARFFFSDAEMIQAR